The Haploplasma axanthum region CAGATGAGATTCATCACGATTTAATTTTGAAAGGTTTTGAACATACTGTTTTTGCTAAAATTAATCGGAATAGTATTATTTTAACTGCACCAAGTAAATCTTTCAATATTGCAGGTTTACAAGTTGGTAATGCAATAATAAAAAATGTCAGTTTGAGAGAAAAATTTGTTAAGAATATGGATATTCATGGAATTCATATGAATAACGGATTAAGTTTAATTGCTTGTGAACTTGCATATAGTAAAGCTGAAGATTGGTTAAATGAATTTATTAAAGTTATTGAAAATAACAAAAAAATCTTGAAAAAATACCTTCAAGATAATATTAAAGAAGTTAAATTATATGAGTTAGAGGGAACCTATTTAGCATGGCTTGATTTTAAAGATTTAAATCTAAGTCATGAAGAACTAAATGCTTTCTTGAAAGAAAATGCAAAGTTGTTTATGAGTGATGGATTATCATTTGGTGAAGAAGGAATTAACCATCAAAGAATGAATATTGCTATAAGTGAAGAAGTTTTATTAGATTCATTAGAAAGATTAAAAACAGCAGTAATTAAAAAACAATTAGTCGATAAAAACTAATTGTCTAAGTTCTTAATTATATTTGTAACAAAGGTAACAAGATTTTCTTTTTCAATACCAAATTTAGGGAGATGAATGAAAAGTCCTTTTGTTTTAAAATTAGATGTTTCAATATGATTAAGGGCAATATAATATGTATAATTGCATACGAATGTTCCAGCGGTATATGATATTTCAATTAATTGATTATCAATACTGCTTTTTATTTTTTGTAAGTCAAATGGCGTAAAATATGCTAATGGAGCATTATTTATAATTAATTGATCCTTTAAAGAGAAGTTATTGTTATCAGGGATTCTTGCATTAACATAGTTAATAGCAACCTTCTCTAATGAAATAGTTTTTCTATTTTGTGCTTCTCCAAGCATAATTAAATAGTCAGGCTTAATATTATTTATCAATGTTTTTATATTATCTTCATTGAAGATTGTTTTAATTGTATGTTTAACTAATTCTATATTATGAATTTTATCGTTTAGTGATAACAAAACTATTTCAGAAATATTTTCTTTTTCATTTCCAAAAGCATCAAATGCTGTAATTAATAATCTCATAGTCCACCTCTTTTAAAATATTATATCATAAAAAAGCATAGAATAAAATGGCTTTATAAGGACCTAAAACTAACTCAAGTAATACTTGATATACTTTTAAAAAAATTAATTATATACTTTTATTATCGAGGTGAGGAAGATGATTAAAAATATTATAAGACAATTTAAAGAATTAAAAAAAGAAAATAAAGGATATGTATATTTATTAATGTTTTTTGGAATACTAACAAGTTCACTAATCACTTTTATAACGATGGTGTTACCAAGAGTTATTATAAATGAAATAGAAAAAAACAATTATAATGATTTACCATTGATATTAGGAGTTGTAACATTAACGTTAATAATTACTGCATTAATAAATTATGTAAGTAATTCATATATTTATGCGTCATTTCAGGCAGTAAGATTAAAGCAGTTTGAGAAATTCAATATAAAATATATGGAGATAGATTATGAGTATATGGAAGATAGTGATTTTCATGACTATGTATCTGCATCATCAGAGGCACTATCTTCAAATAATTCAGGATATGAATATAGTTATACATTAACATATCAAATATTCTTGTATTCGATTGCTGCTATTATTGCTGGGGTTATTATTTCAAGGTTAAATGGATTGATAATATTAGCAACGTTTGTATCAATGATTGTAAGTATGTATGTTAAAAATAGAATTGCTAAAAATAAATATAATAAAAAGGATGAACTTGCTAATAAAAGAAGACAAAATGGATATTATTATGAAACGGCATATGATTTTAAATATGGAAAGGATATTCGTGTTTTTAGTTTAGAAAACAGACTTCTAAATAAATATAAAGATGCATCTAGCAATTATTTGAGTGTGATTAAGAAACTTGCTAATTTCGAACTTAAAAGTTCTTTATTAGAATTATCATCATTGTTAATACAGGACGCAGTTGGCTATTTCTTAGTAATTTATGCGTATTATCAAAATGCTATTTCACTTGCTGATGTTAGTATGTACTTAGTAGCAATAATGACTTTATCAACAGAACTTAGAAGGTTGGGCGTTTCATTAACTGAGATTAAGGAAGCGACAAGATATGTAAAAGATTTTTACGAATTTATGGATACGGATAAGTATTATCACAAAAGAGGAGAAGAAAAACCTATTAAAGAATCACTTGAAATTGTTTTTGATAATGTAAGCTTCAAATATCCTAAAACAGATAAGTACATTTTTAGAAACCTAAACTTCAAGATTAATAAAAATGAAAAACTAGCAATAGTTGGAATAAATGGAGCTGGTAAAACAACACTAGTTAAACTTATTTGTGGACTCTTTTATCCAACAGAGGGAACAATTTATATTAATGGTATTGATAGTAAAGAATTTAAAAGAGAAACATATCAAGAGATGTTTAGTATTGTATTTCAAGATTATAAGATTTTTGCAGGAAGTATTTTAGAAAATGTGATTGGAATTGATAATAGTGATGAAAGTATTGAAAAAGGTATTAATTGTTTAAAGCAAGTTGGTTTAAAAAATAAAATCGAAAGCTTACCAAATGCCTATAATCAACAATTGTTAAGAGTTATTAATGAGAACGGATTAGAACTATCTGGAGGCGAGTATCAAAAAATAGCAATCGCACGTGCATTATATAAAGAAAGTTCAATGATAATCCTTGATGAACCAACAAGCGCATTAGATGCACTTGCTGAAGCCTCAATCTATGAAGATTTTTCAAAATTAACAGAAAACAAAACATCACTATATATTTCTCATAGATTATCTAGCACAAAATTTTGTGATAATATCGCTTTGTTTGATGAAAATGGATTGGCTGAATATGGTAATCATGATGATCTATTAAAGCAAAAAGGTTTATATTATCAAATGTTTATGACTCAAGGAAAGTACTATAAGGAGGTAAGCGAAAATGCTTAAGACTTTATCAAAATTTGTCAAAATAACCTTTAAGGCATATCCTAAATATTATTTAGTTATTATGTTTAATGCTCTAGTTAATTTATTTACAATGCTAACTAATATTTACGGTATTAAATTTATACTTGAATCATTAGAATACAAGAACTATGAACAAACACTGGTTATTGCGGGTATTTTAGTTTTAATAAATGTTTTAAAGAATCTATTAGATCGTTTATTGATTAGAATAAACAAAGTAAGTAGAATGAAAATGACATTAAGACTAGATCATCTAATGGCATATAAACTTATGAATACAAAATATGAGAATCTTGAAAGTACTTACTATCTAGATCTAAAACAACGGGCAAAGTTTGCTAATGATAATCAAGGAGCACTGTTTCAATTATTAGAAGTATTTACTGTTCTTATATCAGGACTTACAAACATTACCAGTTTATTCATTATTGTTATAACATTTGATAAGATATTTATTGCTGTAATTTTAGTTGGAGCAATAATAAATGTATTAATCGTATTAGCAAGTTTAAAGAGTCAGTTGAAGTTCTATAATGAAATCATTCCAATTAATAGAAAATTTGGTTATTATATTGGAGAACTACTATCGTATAAAAATGCTAAAGAATATCGTTTCTCAAAAATGAATAAATTATTAGAAAAGCGAGAAAGTGAATTTATTAATGAAACAGATAAGTATTTTGTGAAGTTCAATTTAAAATCTAATTTATATATGTGGGCATTAGATGTAATAAATTATTTGCAATCCGGATTAACATATGGATATATTGCATATAAATCAATAATAAATAGCTTAAGTATTGGAACATTTAGTTTATATACAACGACTGTTATGAATCTTACAAAAGAGATAAGCAAACTAATTAATTCGATTTTAAGTTTAAAAAGATTAAGTTCGTATATTGAACCATTTTTAGAACTTCTAGAACTTGAAGATGAAGAAAATGAAGGAGTGTTAAATGTTAAGAGATTTGAAACAATTGAATTTAAAAATGTTAGTTTCAAATATCCAGGAACTGAAAAGTTTATCTTAAAAAATTTAAATTTTAAGATTGAAAAAGGTGAAAAAATAAGTGTGGTAGGACTAAATGGTGCGGGAAAAACAACATTAATCAAATTAGTAACAAGACTTTATAGTCCTACACAAGGTGAAATACTACTTAATGGAGTTAATATAAACATGTATGATCGAAAAAAGTATATTAGTTTTATTTCTGCTGTATTCCAAGATTATCAGTTATTTTCATATTCATTCTTAGAAAATATCACTGGTGATTTAGTAGATAATGAGGGGGCACTAAGAAGTTTAGAAGAAATTAATTTTACCGCCCATAAAGACATGCCTAAAGGATTATTATCTGAATATTCAAAGGCATACCATAAAGATGGAATCGAATTATCAGGAGGTCAGGAACAAAAGATTGCTATTGCAAGAGCATTATATAAAAAAAGTGATTTAACAATTCTTGATGAACCAACAAGTGCATTAGATCCGCTTGCCGAAGCTGCAATCTATGAAGAATTCAATAAACTAGTCAAAAATAAAACAGCAATTTATATTTCGCATAGAATGTCATCATCAGTTTTTTGTGATAAAGTATTAATAATTAATGATGGAGAATTAGAGGATTTTAAATCACATAAAGAACTAATGAAAAATAAGGAGGGTTTATATTACAAAATGTTTACTACTCAAGCAGAAAACTATCAAACTAATGATATAATTTAAATAACATATAGCATTAAGGAAGAAGTGGTAGAAGTGGATAAGAATGTTTTAATAGAAAACATAAGTAAGTTAAAGACAACAGAACTAGGAATTGCTAGGATTAAAAGGAATCTAAATTTAGATGTTGATGTTGTTTGGTATTGTAAAGATATAATTTTAAATCCCTTTAGTAGTATCGAATTAAAAGGTAAGAATTGGTATATTATGTTTAATGATGTTATAATAACGGTAAATAAAACGAGTTATACAATTATTACTTGTCATAGAATGAAAAAGGTGAATAAATGAGTTATAAAGTCTACATAAAAAATACTATAAAACAAGAAAAATCTCTTTATAAAGCAATTTCAATAGCATCACGAGAAGATAATGCATATGTTTTAAGTAATCAAGAAAGAATTGTTTATAAACAAGATGGTAAGATTTATAAAAATATCAATAATGATGGTGTTGATATAAATTCAGAAACAAAAGAGTATATTAAACTTCCGATTAATTACTATCATAGTTCAACAAAAGCATTTGACTTAGAATATCACTCAGGTGCATATAATTATATGTTTTCCAAAAATGGATATCAGAAACTTAAAACTAAAATACTTTTTAGTAAAGCTATTTATGAAGAAGCAAAAGACAGAACTAAATGGAACGCCTATATCCTTTTTAATCATAAATCAGTTGATCAATTAGATTTAGGGTTAATAGCAAATATAATTAATAATGAAGTAATATTAAGACCATGTATGTATTATATGGGTGGAAAATATCCTAAAGAATTTAAAGTCTATGAAGATATTATTATTACAAAGATGGTAAAAAATAATGATAATATATACTATGGTACTGATGATTTAGAAATTGAATTTACTAAAAGTAAAAATGGTTGGGAAATTAACTTTTTAAATTTAACAACAAAAAAAGGACATAAGATAAAAATTGAATACGAAAATATCCATGAAGGAATAAATGATGATCGATTCTTAATAGGTGTTTCATATTGTCCTATAAATAGTGTTTTATGGAATCCTGAAAATGGAGGGAGTTTTAAGAATATTATTTTTGAAAATACTATGATAAGTAATGGGACAAATGATTATGAATTTTATCCTGGATCTAAAACAATGAAAACAGGATATACGCAAGGATCTAATTGGGCATATTATAAAACTGATAAGAATAAGTTTATAATGGGCACAGATTATAAGAATACAAAAACTTTTCGATATAATAAAAATAATATTATTGGAAGAGTGTTTGGTTTTCTAACAGTTGTAAGGGCGACAAAAGAAAGAACTCCTAAAAACTCAATATATTATGAATGTAGATGTGAATGTGGAAAAACGAGATTAGTAATAGTCGATAACCTAAAGAGAGGTAATGTAACAAGATGTAGAGAGTGTGCTAAAAAAGTAGATAATTTAGGTGATTATTCGAGAAACAAGGTTTCAAATGCATTAAATGTTGAAGGTACAAATCTAGCAATAATAGTAAACAAGAGACAAAACTCTAATAATACATCGAAGCATAAAGGCGTAGTTTATGATAAAACTAGAAGAAAATGGAGAGCACAAATAGTTTTTAAGAAAAAATGCTACAATCTTGGTAGATTTAGTGATATTAAAGATGCTATTGATGCCAGAAAAAAAGCTGAGGAAGAACTATTTAATCCAATCGTTGAGAAATACGCTAGTAAAGATATTATTGTTAATGGAATTGATTATTCAAAATACGCAAAAGATATTTACGAGAAGAATTTTAAAAAGTAACTAATAAAGGTTACTTTTTTTTAATAAAAAATGAGGTATTTAACCTCATTCAATAGTTTTTGGAATTGATAATTGAATTGTAAAAATTTTTCTTTCTTTATTAACTGATGCTTGTGTGAATCCACCTTTTTTAGTAATAATCTCATTAACAATTTTTAATCCAAGACCATGTAATACTCTATCTGATTTAGTTGTCACATAATCATTGTTGTCAATTATAATTTCATTATAATAATTATTTGATATTGAAACTACTAACCAGTTATTAACGGCAGAACTTTTAATTTTAATGAATCTTTTATCAATTGGAGATTGAATTGATGCTTCTAATGCATTACTTAGAATGTTTGTGAAAACTTTCATAAGTTCTAATTGAGTGAACTTAATAGTATTAGGGAATTTCAAGTTAGAAGAAAAATTAATGTTATTTAGTATACACTTGTTTGAATAATCAAAGATAATAGCATCAACAATAAATGAATTTGATGTTTTCTCAAGAATAGGAATATTTATTTCTTGCTCTTCAGCTAATATTTCTTTTATAAAAGTTAGGGCTTCATCATTTTTAGCATTTAATACATAAGTTTGGATTGATTTTATTACACTATAGTAATCGTGTTTAAATTTAGCCATCTCAGTAATATATGATTGATACTTTTCATAATGAGTTAATTGCATATCAAGTTGCTCCTCTAATTTTACTGTATAGACTTCATTTTCAATTAACTTAATAAGATTCAAAATATTTCTTAATATGTATGAAAAAACAATTATAGACAATAAACTCGTAAAGAAGTATGTCAAAGAATACCAAAGGTTATTATCTAAAATATATCGACCTTGATTAACCATATATATAAAAGCAATTTCAATTAATGTATAGCAAGTCAAAAAGAATACTTGTTTTGGAACTGAAAATAGAAGTTTTAATCTTTCTTTTTTCAATATTAAGACAAGAGCGATCAATAATAGTAAAGATAATAAAGAAGTTATATGCGAAATAACTATTAATGCAGATGAAGAAGATATTTCTTGAATATTTTTATTAACAATTAATGAGTATGCAGAAAGGACAATTCCTCTTGATGAATAATAGTTGAATATATAGAGTGTACCTAGGAATAGAGCATCTAATAGTCTCATTCTAATACCAAAATAGAAAACTAGAATCTGAATAACTAAACTAAATGGTAGTGCATAGTCACCTAAATCGATATATACGGATATTAAAACATATGTAGCAATGATTAGAGAAGCTATAATATATTCAAACCAATGTCTTTTTCCAGTTTTAAAGTTTAACTTAAAATAGACTAATGTAATTATAAAACCAATAATAAATCCCATTGAACTCATGATATATCCATTTCCTTCATCAAGTATTTTGAAAACTTCTCTTTAACATATTTTACACGAGTGATTCCGATTGGGATCATTTTTTCATTTTTTAAGCGTAGATATGGAATTTGAATAATAAAATAAAAGAATATCAAGTTGGAGATTATCATGGAATGGCACTTCTTGAGTCAAACGAATTATATGTGTGGGGTTATAATGCTGAAGGACAATTAGGACTAGGAAATACAGTAAGATCGTTAATACCTATTGTTAATCCAAATAC contains the following coding sequences:
- a CDS encoding DUF3781 domain-containing protein, translated to MDKNVLIENISKLKTTELGIARIKRNLNLDVDVVWYCKDIILNPFSSIELKGKNWYIMFNDVIITVNKTSYTIITCHRMKKVNK
- a CDS encoding pyroglutamyl-peptidase I — protein: MRLLITAFDAFGNEKENISEIVLLSLNDKIHNIELVKHTIKTIFNEDNIKTLINNIKPDYLIMLGEAQNRKTISLEKVAINYVNARIPDNNNFSLKDQLIINNAPLAYFTPFDLQKIKSSIDNQLIEISYTAGTFVCNYTYYIALNHIETSNFKTKGLFIHLPKFGIEKENLVTFVTNIIKNLDN
- a CDS encoding AP2 domain-containing protein, which translates into the protein MSYKVYIKNTIKQEKSLYKAISIASREDNAYVLSNQERIVYKQDGKIYKNINNDGVDINSETKEYIKLPINYYHSSTKAFDLEYHSGAYNYMFSKNGYQKLKTKILFSKAIYEEAKDRTKWNAYILFNHKSVDQLDLGLIANIINNEVILRPCMYYMGGKYPKEFKVYEDIIITKMVKNNDNIYYGTDDLEIEFTKSKNGWEINFLNLTTKKGHKIKIEYENIHEGINDDRFLIGVSYCPINSVLWNPENGGSFKNIIFENTMISNGTNDYEFYPGSKTMKTGYTQGSNWAYYKTDKNKFIMGTDYKNTKTFRYNKNNIIGRVFGFLTVVRATKERTPKNSIYYECRCECGKTRLVIVDNLKRGNVTRCRECAKKVDNLGDYSRNKVSNALNVEGTNLAIIVNKRQNSNNTSKHKGVVYDKTRRKWRAQIVFKKKCYNLGRFSDIKDAIDARKKAEEELFNPIVEKYASKDIIVNGIDYSKYAKDIYEKNFKK
- a CDS encoding ABC transporter ATP-binding protein, with product MIKNIIRQFKELKKENKGYVYLLMFFGILTSSLITFITMVLPRVIINEIEKNNYNDLPLILGVVTLTLIITALINYVSNSYIYASFQAVRLKQFEKFNIKYMEIDYEYMEDSDFHDYVSASSEALSSNNSGYEYSYTLTYQIFLYSIAAIIAGVIISRLNGLIILATFVSMIVSMYVKNRIAKNKYNKKDELANKRRQNGYYYETAYDFKYGKDIRVFSLENRLLNKYKDASSNYLSVIKKLANFELKSSLLELSSLLIQDAVGYFLVIYAYYQNAISLADVSMYLVAIMTLSTELRRLGVSLTEIKEATRYVKDFYEFMDTDKYYHKRGEEKPIKESLEIVFDNVSFKYPKTDKYIFRNLNFKINKNEKLAIVGINGAGKTTLVKLICGLFYPTEGTIYINGIDSKEFKRETYQEMFSIVFQDYKIFAGSILENVIGIDNSDESIEKGINCLKQVGLKNKIESLPNAYNQQLLRVINENGLELSGGEYQKIAIARALYKESSMIILDEPTSALDALAEASIYEDFSKLTENKTSLYISHRLSSTKFCDNIALFDENGLAEYGNHDDLLKQKGLYYQMFMTQGKYYKEVSENA
- a CDS encoding sensor histidine kinase, giving the protein MSSMGFIIGFIITLVYFKLNFKTGKRHWFEYIIASLIIATYVLISVYIDLGDYALPFSLVIQILVFYFGIRMRLLDALFLGTLYIFNYYSSRGIVLSAYSLIVNKNIQEISSSSALIVISHITSLLSLLLLIALVLILKKERLKLLFSVPKQVFFLTCYTLIEIAFIYMVNQGRYILDNNLWYSLTYFFTSLLSIIVFSYILRNILNLIKLIENEVYTVKLEEQLDMQLTHYEKYQSYITEMAKFKHDYYSVIKSIQTYVLNAKNDEALTFIKEILAEEQEINIPILEKTSNSFIVDAIIFDYSNKCILNNINFSSNLKFPNTIKFTQLELMKVFTNILSNALEASIQSPIDKRFIKIKSSAVNNWLVVSISNNYYNEIIIDNNDYVTTKSDRVLHGLGLKIVNEIITKKGGFTQASVNKERKIFTIQLSIPKTIE
- a CDS encoding ABC transporter ATP-binding protein, giving the protein MLKTLSKFVKITFKAYPKYYLVIMFNALVNLFTMLTNIYGIKFILESLEYKNYEQTLVIAGILVLINVLKNLLDRLLIRINKVSRMKMTLRLDHLMAYKLMNTKYENLESTYYLDLKQRAKFANDNQGALFQLLEVFTVLISGLTNITSLFIIVITFDKIFIAVILVGAIINVLIVLASLKSQLKFYNEIIPINRKFGYYIGELLSYKNAKEYRFSKMNKLLEKRESEFINETDKYFVKFNLKSNLYMWALDVINYLQSGLTYGYIAYKSIINSLSIGTFSLYTTTVMNLTKEISKLINSILSLKRLSSYIEPFLELLELEDEENEGVLNVKRFETIEFKNVSFKYPGTEKFILKNLNFKIEKGEKISVVGLNGAGKTTLIKLVTRLYSPTQGEILLNGVNINMYDRKKYISFISAVFQDYQLFSYSFLENITGDLVDNEGALRSLEEINFTAHKDMPKGLLSEYSKAYHKDGIELSGGQEQKIAIARALYKKSDLTILDEPTSALDPLAEAAIYEEFNKLVKNKTAIYISHRMSSSVFCDKVLIINDGELEDFKSHKELMKNKEGLYYKMFTTQAENYQTNDII